From one Ooceraea biroi isolate clonal line C1 chromosome 7, Obir_v5.4, whole genome shotgun sequence genomic stretch:
- the LOC105282874 gene encoding uncharacterized protein LOC105282874 isoform X2, with product MKKLIHFLQTGHLVNMDNFSVYTIASVLKKFLCKIPGGVFGKENEMQLFTVIQLDSIEQQRDQIHKLITSLPIYTQRLLVLLFGTFRVVAVNSERAHTGMTSEALGVSVAPSFFQSCVSDGKTAKMEDVLRFKVATRVTKFMIDNFGVSNLFGRHNYEFYARITGRILKVEEDWIFSFRYPPATLVSRQLSLEAEKTWLQFECQKLGLKLNLECMSQQEESQSTPALIHMPETVDLTSSLGMIPENTLLESCTRLSVSLEENGLFQVSSRSSSNGSHHSKRSHAVTLEELRAMNRYAESTKSLSYLPQVHERQAARMRTRSEWFLTPVGETLMATDSDPTAIHILRGSNRSSSGNIAAGLSVSAESIKRPSLRRTSSREKQRLHRSSSRRNKENGAKGSGRSASTVAAAAAVVEACKSRSLETMKTVKLVRVSMAADQQTSVSEKMLDKSHNEIIEERATRETRALSREGVIGPQDCTEMDVQTFHVTLTYKPRI from the exons ATGAAGAAGCTGATACATTTTCTGCAGACGGGACACCTGGTCAACATGGACAACTTTAGCGTTTATACGATAGCCAGCGTTCTAAAGAAGTTTCTATGCAAGATACCTGGCGGAGTGTTCGGGAAAGAAAACGAGATGCAGCTGTTCACCGTGATCCAGCTAGATAGCATAGAACAACAACGGGACCAGATACACAA ATTAATCACTTCCTTGCCAATATACACGCAACGATTACTGGTGTTGCTGTTTGGGACGTTCAGAGTAGTAGCGGTAAATAGCGAGCGGGCGCACACGGGGATGACCAGTGAGGCCCTGGGGGTATCAGTGGCACCATCGTTCTTTCAGAGTTGCGTCAGCGACGGCAAGACTGCTAAAATGGAGGATGTTCTCAGGTTTAAG GTTGCCACGCGCGTCACCAAGTTCATGATAGATAATTTCGGTGTTTCAAATCTCTTCGGGAGGCATAACTACGAGTTCTACGCACGCATAACCGGTCGCATATTGAAAGTGGAGGAAGATTGGATCTTTAGTTTCCGATATCCGCCGGCCACCCTAGTTTCGA GACAGTTGTCGTTAGAAGCTGAGAAAACGTGGTTGCAGTTCGAGTGCCAGAAGTTGGGGCTGAAGCTTAATCTAGAAT GTATGTCGCAACAAGAAGAGTCGCAGTCGACACCGGCGCTAATACACATGCCGGAGACGGTGGATCTCACGTCCTCGCTAGGCATGATCCCGGAGAACACCTTACTCGAGAGTTGCACGCGTCTCTCGGTTAGCTTAGAGGAGAACGGCCTGTTCCAG GTGTCCAGTCGCTCGTCGAGCAACGGCAGCCATCATTCTAAACGTAGTCACGCGGTGACGCTGGAAGAACTGCGAGCGATGAATCGCTACGCTGAGAGCACCAAGAGCCTTAGCTATTTGCCGCAG GTTCACGAAAGGCAAGCCGCGCGAATGCGAACTAGATCCGAATGGTTTCTCACGCCCGTGGGAGAAACGCTGATGGCAACGGATAGCGATCCTACGGCGATACACATTTTACGCGGCTCTAATCGGTCTTCCTCGGGCAATATCG CTGCAGGTTTGAGCGTCAGCGCAGAGTCAATAAAGCGGCCAAGCCTGCGGAGGACCTCCTCCAGGGAAAAGCAGCGCTTACATCGTAGCTCATCCCGTCGCAATAAGGAAAACGGTGCAAAGGGAAGCGGTCGTTCAGCGTCGACggtagcggcggcggcggcggtggtggaaGCGTGCAAATCGCGTTCTCTGGAGACGATGAAGACGGTGAAGCTCGTGCGAGTGTCAATGGCAGCGGATCAGCAAACGTCGGTATCCGAAAAGATGCTGGACAAGAGCCACAACGAGATCATCGAGGAACGCGCGACGAGGGAGACGCGCGCCCTGTCGCGCGAGGGCGTCATCGGGCCGCAAGATTGCACGGAGATGGACGTGCAGACATTTCACGTTACTCTAACGTACAAGCCGCGAATATAG
- the LOC105282874 gene encoding uncharacterized protein LOC105282874 isoform X1: MLTRRCHPRFCTMSSWTERMHRRAATLGNVVTSCGHPSSVPPYPRRLDKVKFGVPLDEVCKNDIPGPLLVLILKLNKEAPLKKDIFRAPGHQGNMKKLIHFLQTGHLVNMDNFSVYTIASVLKKFLCKIPGGVFGKENEMQLFTVIQLDSIEQQRDQIHKLITSLPIYTQRLLVLLFGTFRVVAVNSERAHTGMTSEALGVSVAPSFFQSCVSDGKTAKMEDVLRFKVATRVTKFMIDNFGVSNLFGRHNYEFYARITGRILKVEEDWIFSFRYPPATLVSRQLSLEAEKTWLQFECQKLGLKLNLECMSQQEESQSTPALIHMPETVDLTSSLGMIPENTLLESCTRLSVSLEENGLFQVSSRSSSNGSHHSKRSHAVTLEELRAMNRYAESTKSLSYLPQVHERQAARMRTRSEWFLTPVGETLMATDSDPTAIHILRGSNRSSSGNIAAGLSVSAESIKRPSLRRTSSREKQRLHRSSSRRNKENGAKGSGRSASTVAAAAAVVEACKSRSLETMKTVKLVRVSMAADQQTSVSEKMLDKSHNEIIEERATRETRALSREGVIGPQDCTEMDVQTFHVTLTYKPRI; the protein is encoded by the exons ATGCTCACACGACGTTGTCATCCTAGATTTTGTACAATGAGCAGCTGGACAGAGAGAATGCATCGACGTGCCGCTACGTTAGGAAATGTCGTAACCAGTTGCGGACATCCATCTTCAGTGCCGCCGTACCCGAGACGGCTCGATAA AGTCAAGTTCGGGGTGCCCTTGGATGAAGTATGCAAGAACGATATTCCTGGTCCTTTACTG GTTCTTATACTGAAATTGAACAAGGAAGCTCCGCTGAAAAAGGACATTTTCCGGGCGCCTGGTCACCAGGGTAATATGAAGAAGCTGATACATTTTCTGCAGACGGGACACCTGGTCAACATGGACAACTTTAGCGTTTATACGATAGCCAGCGTTCTAAAGAAGTTTCTATGCAAGATACCTGGCGGAGTGTTCGGGAAAGAAAACGAGATGCAGCTGTTCACCGTGATCCAGCTAGATAGCATAGAACAACAACGGGACCAGATACACAA ATTAATCACTTCCTTGCCAATATACACGCAACGATTACTGGTGTTGCTGTTTGGGACGTTCAGAGTAGTAGCGGTAAATAGCGAGCGGGCGCACACGGGGATGACCAGTGAGGCCCTGGGGGTATCAGTGGCACCATCGTTCTTTCAGAGTTGCGTCAGCGACGGCAAGACTGCTAAAATGGAGGATGTTCTCAGGTTTAAG GTTGCCACGCGCGTCACCAAGTTCATGATAGATAATTTCGGTGTTTCAAATCTCTTCGGGAGGCATAACTACGAGTTCTACGCACGCATAACCGGTCGCATATTGAAAGTGGAGGAAGATTGGATCTTTAGTTTCCGATATCCGCCGGCCACCCTAGTTTCGA GACAGTTGTCGTTAGAAGCTGAGAAAACGTGGTTGCAGTTCGAGTGCCAGAAGTTGGGGCTGAAGCTTAATCTAGAAT GTATGTCGCAACAAGAAGAGTCGCAGTCGACACCGGCGCTAATACACATGCCGGAGACGGTGGATCTCACGTCCTCGCTAGGCATGATCCCGGAGAACACCTTACTCGAGAGTTGCACGCGTCTCTCGGTTAGCTTAGAGGAGAACGGCCTGTTCCAG GTGTCCAGTCGCTCGTCGAGCAACGGCAGCCATCATTCTAAACGTAGTCACGCGGTGACGCTGGAAGAACTGCGAGCGATGAATCGCTACGCTGAGAGCACCAAGAGCCTTAGCTATTTGCCGCAG GTTCACGAAAGGCAAGCCGCGCGAATGCGAACTAGATCCGAATGGTTTCTCACGCCCGTGGGAGAAACGCTGATGGCAACGGATAGCGATCCTACGGCGATACACATTTTACGCGGCTCTAATCGGTCTTCCTCGGGCAATATCG CTGCAGGTTTGAGCGTCAGCGCAGAGTCAATAAAGCGGCCAAGCCTGCGGAGGACCTCCTCCAGGGAAAAGCAGCGCTTACATCGTAGCTCATCCCGTCGCAATAAGGAAAACGGTGCAAAGGGAAGCGGTCGTTCAGCGTCGACggtagcggcggcggcggcggtggtggaaGCGTGCAAATCGCGTTCTCTGGAGACGATGAAGACGGTGAAGCTCGTGCGAGTGTCAATGGCAGCGGATCAGCAAACGTCGGTATCCGAAAAGATGCTGGACAAGAGCCACAACGAGATCATCGAGGAACGCGCGACGAGGGAGACGCGCGCCCTGTCGCGCGAGGGCGTCATCGGGCCGCAAGATTGCACGGAGATGGACGTGCAGACATTTCACGTTACTCTAACGTACAAGCCGCGAATATAG